Part of the Vigna radiata var. radiata cultivar VC1973A chromosome 11, Vradiata_ver6, whole genome shotgun sequence genome is shown below.
aatatgaaaattaagaatttcttACTTCTAAGTTGttcaaacttatttttaaatttcaatgatTGTCTTTCACCAAAATTAAGATCACAAATCCCAAATCCCACTTACCCAGTGTATCATCTCTAGTGCAGCTTGGCTTGTAGGTGGTTCATATGATAAATTTGGGTGTTTCGTATAAAATTATTGGTTTCTTTCGTTTATTTCGGAGTAGATGtttcaaaaagtaaattttatattctgaaaaaaatcattccGAATTATAAATTCTACATTCAAGAATAAAAGATTACGAACCAAAAATGTCCACAGAAGTTTTCTAGGAAACAATAAAGACTAGAGGGTTGACTCTTGTTTCCCACAACTGTAATTGAAACCAGTATTTCTTAACTTAGCTTAATATCCAGATGAAATTatctatatattgattttcaatAAACTTTCTGAATGAATGGTTAAGAAATGCTGTTTCTGTCCAGAAAGGGATATGGCATATATTAATACAAGAGAGGGTCAGATAGTGGATACAAAATAATGAGGGGGGAAATATTCAGTCTTCGTAATACAAAAGCTAATAATTCTCTTACAAATAAATCAAACTGAAGACATTGGGAAAAGATTGACAGATTGTAAATAAAAAGcaatagaaggaaaaaaaaaatcaagcatTTTCCCAACAAAAAACAGATTTGAACAAAAAAACACTTACAGAAGATACAGCCTTACACTTGCCAATTCCTGAACTTTATGGACAAGGGCAACTTGCGATCTGTTGCCAAAACAACAATCATGATGGGAGATATGATCACGCCATATAAAATGTAACTAATTTCATTCGAGTTCCTCTACCACCCACCAGTTTAAAACCATTAACCATGGAAGTTGACACAATTATTCGGAGAAATTCAAGCGCCAAAGAAAGATACAAGTTCTTAAATAAGCCGTAGTTCGTACTCTCCAGCCATCGTTATGTATCTCACCCATGGAAGAGCCTGATAACCACTTTTCTCAATAATCTTCAAATATCTaacctattaaaccaaaattgatTACCATCAAATCAAACCTTTCAGCTAACTGAATAGTACCATCAAAACATGTGGGTATGTCTTCAAATTCACATGGATCAAACAAACtagttttcaaaacaatttatcATGGTCAATGGAAAATTAAGTTTGGTAGTTTTTTATCATTTCCAAATGTCAAGTTCCTTTTTCCacaattatttgtttatatcaatattttttaaacatttattgtgaattctgaattgtgaaaataatattaagtaaatcaaattcatcaagTTTACTACAACCCTAAatccattaaaataataaaaatgttaatacaCAAATGGAGTGAAAAACAATAAGGGAAGAGTAAATACGGATTAGAATAAAAGGTCACATTCACCTAAATTTAAGCAGAGATACTAACACATTAGATTTCCTAAGCCGAAAAATATAGTCTAGCTACGttctatatataagaaaacCAGATTCATGATGCAATACCTGTATGCCAGAAACGGTAAAGTATGGTATTTCAAATTTGACACTTATAGGGGCTTTTCTCTCAGGAGTTGCATCCTCATCTGTTATACTTGGAAGACGAAACTCTGCTCTCAACATATATTCCTGAAAGAATCAAGGAGGAAAACCAGATCCAATAAATCAGGATCAAATTGAGGTACCAAAAGATGGGTGTTATTCAAGGATTCAATGCCTATTTCAAGTGAAATCATACTTTGCCTCCAGGGAAGGATCTAATTTTCCAGATTAACGCATCCTTTTCAGGTGCATATGATGCAGATCCCATTGAAGTTCGAACATTAGGATTTGTTGCATCAACAGGCACTGGCAACTCAATCTCCACATTTGTGGCAGTGCTATAAAATCAACTCAATTAGTTGGGGCAGCAAAGACAGTTTAGGTTCTAATGATCTAAAACATGATCTTCTATCACCAGGGGGTAGGAAGCATAGCAAATATAAGAAGAAATCTCATTACCTACGCTCCTTAAATTGACTCCTTGCTTTCACCATAATCTCAATCCGACTCTTTGAATGCTTTTCAACACTTGCTTCCACCCAAATTAAAGGCttaacctgaaaaaaaaaaaagtgatgatAGAATCATCAGACTTCAAAATgcttttattctctctttctctgtttacctctaaaaatagaaacttatgTCATGTCTAGAGAAAAAGATGAACCTGTGTACTGAGCCTGTATGTCATCAAATCAAACGACCCATCAGGTGGTATAAAGGAAATTGTTCTATCATTTTCAAATCGAGCCAAACGCACACACCTTCATAAAAGGCCAGATATAATTTGAGAACTAGCatcaagaagaagaaacatgcttaaaaaaattatacaaaattttaggtttaaattatcattttctaaATACAAGGAAGTCTAGCATACGTACTGATGAAATTTGATGTCTTCTAAGTCAATAGCCTTTCcctttgttgttctaccttgtGCCTCTAACAATACTCTATCATTTAAGCCAAGTTTGCACTCAGGCATACCACTGTATTAAATAGGCCATGAAAGGCACACTTGAGTCAGATAAATACACTAACATATAAGTCAATTAGAATAACAGATACTTCAAGGTTAACACAGTCTACCAAATACTCTCAACTGTAAAAAAATAGGCAGCGGAACATGGATTCAGTGGTTGGACGAGTCTGTAAGATATCTAACACAAATAAGTATGTTTAGCACGAGCTGTTAAAGAAAGCCTTTGGGGTAAGGAGTACCAAATGAAAAAGccaatttttcaaattcaagatAACAACCCGTAGTGGCTGGTCTAACAAATGCTATAGTGGGATAgccaatttttaaaaattatttgtatggTTTATACAACGCATACTATATGCATTCATATTCTCAAAAATGGTAAACATTACTCAATTACATTCAATTCATAGATAACAGTAAAATGTCATTGGTGTCAACAAAACATACAAGCAAATACCAACAAAAGTGAAGTAAAGTTTCCTAGATaggaataattaattatcatctTCTAATCTAAGTCTTCTTTATGATTTTCACTACTATTACCATTCCAGAATTCTATGTCATCTATATACAActacatatataaaattagtatttaatatataaaaaaaaaatagagcagACGTCATTCTACTATCTCACTTTTGGGGTCAGCCACTCCGCTATTCAGGATTGACTGCTATGGCTGAATTCATTTTTTGAAACTGAAATCCCATATACCCCCCCTCCCACGAAAAACCCTAATGATGTTGTTTAGAGGACTTAGCACCAGCAATAATCCTGTGGTGGGCAGGCGTCACTCCTCACCACACTATGCTGCTATTGCCCATCACTTAAAGTGCTGAATAAAGCAATCCACCAACCTTCGTAACCAGTACAAagtaaaaaacagaaaataacaAACTGATCGTCCTCATAGCTAATTTCATTTGCATGCCTCAAAATTTACCAACACAGAAATCAAAGATAGTTTTAAGAAAAGATTCAACAAGGACTAAGTTTAGGCTTGGTCCTCTATTCTCAAATGTACCTCTTCAGTCCTAGACAATAACCATACACAAACATAGTATACCATACCCACAAGTGAGTAGACAGAACAACAAAAAAGAGCTAAAACGGAAAAGCAGAAAACTGAGATCAACACATTAGAGTCCCTAAATCAACACAGTAGAATTTAAGCAAATCAATAAATAGTAGAAAGACCAGTTAGTCAATAACCATTGTCAGAAAATCAATAGATCACAAGGAAAGTAGGGAGCCAACCTCAAATACGTTCTCATCTTCAACGCCCCAACAACGTCAGATCGAATTATTTGTCCATTGCTATTGACAAGTATATTAACATTCTCCACCACATCCAAGAAAACCTGAAAACGAAATCGCTTAGacaatcaaattacaattaaaaaagcTTCAGATTTTTAATTTCGAAATGGCTACCTCATTTTTCTTATAGTTTATCCCTTCGCTGCGCCAAGACACGGCATTAGTCACAGCCATGGGAGGTCTCTGCGTAACTTCCATTCTATAAGCATCAGTCTTGATAAACTCACTAAGAATTTGCGCCTCGGTGTACTGAGGATAGCCAAAGTCCATAATCTCATCAAGTAGTTCATACTGCCAGCGAGACAACAAATCGAAAAGCACACAATTCAACCAATTCATTTCAAAATCCACGAAACAAGTAATTAAAACGCAAATTCATCGGCATGTTACCACGACGACGAAGTTGTCCCTAAGCGATTCCTCTTCCAATTCTTCGAAGTAGTGCTTAAACACCTGCCGCAAAAACAAGGATCAATGATTATTCGCACAAACTAAATCGAGAAACTCTGGATTTCGAAAGGATGTAATAAGGAGGCGTACGTCGACGATTCGGTGCAGGAAGAAGAGGAGGCTGGCGGCATTGCAGTTCTGTCTGGTGGCTATCATGATGTAGACGTTGCTATGCTGAACGAACATGTAGGTCACGCCGTTGTCGAGCACGACCGGATCTTGAGACTGCGGATCGGCCTTCGATGAAAAGGAGATTAGCTAGAGAGTGAGGATTCGCGTTGCGAGAGTGAGTGGAAGAGAGAAGAGATGTAAAGCGGAAGGAACCTGTTTCTCGATGAGCTTGGTGAAGAAGCGTTCCGCGTCGACGGCGGAGACATCGCCTCGGTAGTCGCGCCAGATAAGGACGCGGCCTTTGATGTCGAGTAGGAACAGAGCCGAGGCTGCCCCTGCCATTGCTTGCTGCT
Proteins encoded:
- the LOC106778082 gene encoding AP-1 complex subunit mu-2 — encoded protein: MAGAASALFLLDIKGRVLIWRDYRGDVSAVDAERFFTKLIEKQADPQSQDPVVLDNGVTYMFVQHSNVYIMIATRQNCNAASLLFFLHRIVDVFKHYFEELEEESLRDNFVVVYELLDEIMDFGYPQYTEAQILSEFIKTDAYRMEVTQRPPMAVTNAVSWRSEGINYKKNEVFLDVVENVNILVNSNGQIIRSDVVGALKMRTYLSGMPECKLGLNDRVLLEAQGRTTKGKAIDLEDIKFHQCVRLARFENDRTISFIPPDGSFDLMTYRLSTQVKPLIWVEASVEKHSKSRIEIMVKARSQFKERSTATNVEIELPVPVDATNPNVRTSMGSASYAPEKDALIWKIRSFPGGKEYMLRAEFRLPSITDEDATPERKAPISVKFEIPYFTVSGIQVRYLKIIEKSGYQALPWVRYITMAGEYELRLI